One segment of Triticum aestivum cultivar Chinese Spring chromosome 2A, IWGSC CS RefSeq v2.1, whole genome shotgun sequence DNA contains the following:
- the LOC123184328 gene encoding probable leucine-rich repeat receptor-like protein kinase At1g35710, giving the protein MEMSPLLKLVSITLLLIPWFPHAMAATSLLDEQAEALLAWKATLQSHPTQLQSWGSANNTARPCSWHGIRCSKHRARRREVITEISLPGLGLGGELDNLNFTVLRTLMSIQLSNNKIRGSFPPALASSLPKLRHLMLQENELSGEIPSQIKHLESLVVLDFSANHLSGLIPTELGYLKKLARLDFSNNSLTGPIPRNLGKSTSITILRLGGNQLSGYIPRELGYLLHLNQLSLRKNKLIGSIPNSFGRLINLKGLYLWGNQLSGRIPQELGFLVNLEELDLSSNQLTGSIPNTFGSLSKLTMLHLFGNKLSGYLPRELGNLSSLEYLELNNNQLMGFIPHIFVNLTKLSILRLDANHFYGHLPRELGYMVNLDNLDLSENKLIGSIPNTFGSLTKLTRLYLWGNQLSGSIPQELGFLVNLEELDLSSNQLTGSIPSTFGSWSKLTMLHLFGNELSGYLPRELGNLSNLEYLELNNNQLMGFIPHIFVNLTKLSILRLDANHFYGYLPQELGYMVNLDNLDLSDNKLIGSIPNTFGSLTKLTRLYLDANQLTGHIPRELGYLVDLKELSLSNNKLTGSVPDAVGKLTKLRKLRLGDNNFSGHIPQEIGTFMNLVVLQLGANNFSGPLPPELCAGGLLQNLTAFDNNLNGQLPSSLGNCKSLVRVRLERNQIEGDISELGVHPNLVYMDMSSNKLFGQLSYHWGVCHNLTKLGISNNNITGKIPASMGRLSQLNVLDLSSNSLEGELPRELGNLKQLFQLHLADNLLHGSIPQEFGALSSLELLDLSSNNLSGLVQGSIENCLKLRSLNLSHNKFKGNIPVVLGVLNNLHDMLDLSDNSFTGKIPSQLSGLIMLDNLNLSHNELYGVIPSSFQSMKSLTSIDLSYNELEGPVPESKPFKGAPVQWFIHNKMLCGIVKGLPPCNNTTWSGGKRKRYKTLVLAMITALASLILVAATLMFSNARKKSMKIKEDIVTTKKVFSIWNFDGGGDVFKQIVEATNDFSETHCIGTGGYGSVYKAKLATSEIFAVKKMHMIEDDCCVNELVFNSEIEALVQTRHRNIVKLFGYCSSSQGKYLIYEYMERGNLAEILRDNERAIELDWRRRINIALDVVHALAYMHHDCSLPIVHRDITSNNILLDLEFRACISDFGMAKILNIDGQNLTNLVGTKGYIAPELSYTEKVTAKCDVYSFGVLVLELFMGYHPGDFLFSLLSSTKNNDVCLQDVLDSRLIVPNAETAREIYYILSVAARCLEPIPSSRQTARRARDELSVIKVCEDHIDYMHTGLSIPSKQCL; this is encoded by the exons ATGGAGATGTCGCCTCTCCTGAAGCTCGTCTCAATCACTCTACTACTAATTCCGTGGTTTCCTCATGCCATGGCAGCGACATCCCTCCTGGATGAACAAGCAGAGGCCCTCCTTGCCTGGAAAGCCACACTCCAAAGCCATCCAACCCAGCTACAATCCTGGGGAAGTGCAAACAACACTGCACGGCCGTGCAGCTGGCATGGCATCAGGTGCAGCAAGCATCGAGCAAGGCGCCGGGAGGTGATCACCGAGATCTCTCTACCCGGGTTGGGGCTCGGAGGGGAGCTCGACAACCTCAACTTCACTGTGCTGCGTACTCTCATGagcatccaactctccaacaataAGATAAGGGGCTCCTTTCCACCTGCTTTAGCATCATCCTTACCAAAGCTGAGACACCTAATGCTACAAGAGAATGAGCTTTCCGGTGAAATACCAAGCCAAATAAAACACCTAGAGAGTCTGGTTGTGCTGGATTTCTCAGCCAACCACTTGTCTGGTCTCATCCCCACTGAACTAGGCTACCTAAAGAAGCTGGCTAGGTTAGATTTTTCCAACAACAGCCTCACTGGTCCTATTCCAAGAAATCTAGGGAAATCTACTAGTATCACAATCTTGCGCCTTGGTGGTAATCAGTTATCCGGATATATCCCTCGAGAACTAGGTTACCTGCTGCATTTAAATCAGTTGTCTCTTCGGAAAAACAAATTAATTGGTTCCATCCCCAATTCCTTTGGGAGATTGATTAACCTCAAAGGCTTGTACCTATGGGGTAACCAACTTTCCGGACGTATTCCTCAAGAACTTGGTTTCCTAGTAAATTTAGAAGAGTTGGATCTTAGCAGCAACCAACTCACGGGTTCCATCCCCAATACATTTGGAAGTTTGTCAAAGCTCACTATGTTGCACCTTTTTGGTAATAAATTATCTGgatatcttcctcgagaactaggCAACCTGTCAAGTCTTGAATATTTGGAACTTAACAACAACCAACTCATGGGTTTCATCCCCCATATCTTTGTAAATTTGACAAAGCTCTCTATCTTGCGCCTTGATGCGAACCACTTCTATGgacatcttcctcgagaactaggtTACATGGTGAATCTTGATAACTTGGATCTAAGCGAGAACAAACTCATTGGTTCCATCCCCAATACCTTTGGAAGTTTAACTAAGCTCACTCGCTTGTACCTATGGGGTAACCAACTCTCCGGAAGTATTCCTCAAGAACTTGGTTTCCTAGTAAATTTAGAAGAGTTGGATCTTAGCAGCAACCAACTCACGGGTTCCATCCCCAGTACATTTGGAAGTTGGTCAAAGCTCACTATGTTGCACCTTTTTGGTAATGAATTATCTGgatatcttcctcgagaactaggGAACCTGTCAAATCTTGAATATTTGGAACTTAACAATAACCAACTCATGGGTTTCATCCCCCATATCTTTGTAAATTTGACAAAGCTATCTATCTTGCGCCTTGATGCTAACCACTTCTATGGATATCttcctcaagaactaggttacatGGTAAATCTTGATAACTTGGATCTAAGCGACAACAAACTCATTGGTTCCATCCCCAATACCTTTGGAAGTTTAACTAAGCTCACTCGCTTGTACCTTGATGCTAATCAGTTAACCGGACATATTCCTCGAGAACTAGGTTACCTGGTGGATTTAAAAGAATTGTCTCTTAGCAATAACAAGCTCACTGGTTCCGTCCCTGATGCCGTTGGAAAGTTGACTAAGCTCAGAAAATTGCGTCTCGGTGATAATAATTTCTCCGGACATATTCCTCAAGAAATCGGTACCTTTATGAATCTTGTGGTCCTGCAACTTGGTGCAAACAATTTCTCTGGTCCCTTGCCACCTGAGTTGTGTGCTGGAGGCCTTCTCCAGAATTTAACTGCATTTGATAACAATCTGAATGGACAATTGCCATCAAGTTTGGGAAACTGCAAAAGCCTAGTCCGAGTTCGTCTTGAAAGGAATCAAATAGAAGGTGATATCTCTGAGTTGGGAGTTCATCCTAATCTTGTTTATATGGACATGAGTTCAAATAAACTATTTGGCCAATTGTCTTATCACTGGGGAGTTTGTCATAATCTTACCAAGCTAGGCATATCAAACAACAACATCACAGGGAAAATACCTGCAAGTATGGGGAGGCTATCTCAGCTAAATGTACTTGATCTCTCCTCAAACAGTCTCGAAGGAGAGCTTCCTAGAGAACTAGGCAATTTAAAACAATTATTCCAGCTGCATCTTGCGGATAATTTGCTCCATGGAAGCATACCACAAGAATTTGGAGCATTGTCCAGTCTAGAGTTGTTGGATTTATCATCAAATAACCTTAGTGGTTTGGTACAAGGATCAATTGAGAATTGTTTGAAGCTCCGCTCATTGAATTTGAGTCACAATAAATTTAAAGGAAACATCCCTGTAGTGCTTGGGGTGTTGAACAACTTACATGACATGTTGGATTTAAGTGATAATTCATTTACTGGGAAAATACCTAGCCAACTTAGTGGTCTGATAATGCTGGATAATTTGAATCTTTCACACAATGAACTTTATGGTGTAATCCCATCATCATTTCAGAGTATGAAAAGCTTGACATCCATTGATTTATCTTACAATGAATTGGAAGGACCAGTCCCAGAGAGTAAGCCCTTCAAAGGAGCTCCAGTTCAGTGGTTCATCCATAATAAGATGCTATGTGGCATAGTGAAAGGATTGCCCCCTTGCAATAACACAACTTGGAGTGGAGGGAAAAGGAAACGATACAAAACACTTGTACTAGCCATGATTACTGCTCTAGCATCTCTTATTCTTGTTGCGGCGACGTTGATGTTCAGCAATGCAAGGAAGAAATCCATGAAAATTAAAGAGGATATAGTAACAACCAAAAAAGTATTCTCTATTTGGAATTTTGATGGGGGGGGGGATGTCTTCAAACAGATAGTTGAAGCAACCAATGATTTTAGTGAAACACATTGTATAGGAACTGGGGGATATGGATCTGTCTATAAAGCCAAACTTGCAACATCTGAAATATTTGCAGTGAAGAAGATGCACATGATTGAAGATGACTGTTGTGTGAACGAGTTGGTATTCAATAGTGAAATCGAGGCATTGGTGCAGACTCGGCATCGAAACATCGTAAAACTATTTGGATATTGTTCCTCTAGCCAAGGCAAATATCTTATCTATGAATACATGGAGAGGGGAAACTTGGCAGAAATACTAAGGGACAATGAAAGGGCAATTGAATTGGACTGGAGAAGGCGGATAAATATTGCACTAGATGTTGTTCATGCTTTGGCATACATGCATCATGATTGTTCATTACCAATAGTCCACAGAGATATAACAAGCAACAACATTTTACTTGATCTGGAATTTAGGGCTTGCATCTCCGACTTCGGTATGGCTAAAATTCTCAATATTGATGGTCAAAATCTCACAAATCTTGTTGGGACGAAAGGCTATATTGCCCCAG AGCTATCATATACAGAGAAGGTGACGGCGAAATGTGATGTATATAGCTTCGGCGTTCTTGTTCTAGAGCTATTTATGGGATACCATCCAGGAGATTTTCTCTTTTCTCTCTTGTCGTCCACCAAAAATAATGACGTGTGCTTGCAAGATGTGCTAGACTCAAGGCTCATTGTTCCTAATGCTGAAACTGCTAGGGAAATATACTACATCCTAAGTGTTGCAGCTCGGTGTCTGGAGCCTATTCCATCAAGCAGACAAACAGCACGACGTGCTCGTGACGAGCTATCTGTGATTAAAGTATGTGAAGATCACATTGATTATATGCATACTGGCCTCAGCATTCCTTCAAAACAATGCCTATGA